A portion of the Streptomyces sp. YPW6 genome contains these proteins:
- a CDS encoding SRPBCC domain-containing protein yields MPTGLTQGAGWEIGVSRTIRRPLPAVWDFVAGPEGAALWLGLDGPLPTERGAPYRTARGVEGEIRSYRPGERVRLTHGTSIVQLAVAPGSSEDRTVLRFHQERLASAEEREERRTHWKGVMDRIEAELT; encoded by the coding sequence ATGCCGACCGGACTCACACAGGGCGCAGGCTGGGAGATCGGCGTCTCCCGGACCATCCGCCGACCGCTGCCCGCCGTCTGGGACTTCGTCGCCGGCCCGGAGGGCGCCGCGCTCTGGCTCGGCCTCGACGGCCCGCTGCCCACCGAGAGGGGCGCTCCGTACCGTACGGCGCGCGGCGTCGAGGGCGAGATCCGCAGCTACCGCCCCGGCGAACGGGTCCGCCTCACGCACGGAACCTCCATCGTCCAGCTGGCCGTGGCGCCCGGCAGTTCCGAGGACCGGACCGTGCTGCGCTTCCACCAGGAGCGCCTCGCGAGCGCCGAGGAGCGCGAGGAGCGCCGTACGCACTGGAAGGGCGTGATGGACCGGATCGAGGCCGAGCTGACCTGA
- a CDS encoding NmrA family NAD(P)-binding protein, with protein sequence MSIVVTGATGALGRLVVDALLTTVPAGEVVAVVRDKKKAADLAARGVELRIADYSAPETLAGAFRPGDRVLLISGSEVGRRVAQHAAVIDAAKAADVAQLAYTGILGGPDADFTLADEHKVTEQLILDSGLPYTFLRNGWYTENYTANLAPVLEHHAVVANAGEGRIASATRADYAAAAAAVLTGDGHLNTAYELSGDTAWSLAEYAAVISGLTGETITYNNVPTATHQEILVGAGLPEGFAAILVDVDEAIERGRLAGTSGDLARLIGRPTTPLAETVRAALPAA encoded by the coding sequence ATGAGCATCGTTGTCACCGGAGCCACTGGCGCACTCGGCCGCCTCGTCGTCGACGCCCTGCTGACCACGGTCCCGGCCGGCGAGGTCGTCGCGGTCGTGCGCGACAAGAAGAAGGCCGCCGACCTGGCCGCCCGGGGCGTGGAGCTGCGCATCGCGGACTACAGCGCCCCCGAGACCCTCGCCGGAGCCTTCCGGCCCGGCGACCGGGTGCTGCTGATCTCCGGGAGCGAGGTGGGCCGACGGGTGGCGCAGCACGCCGCCGTGATCGACGCGGCCAAGGCCGCCGACGTCGCCCAGCTCGCGTACACCGGCATCCTCGGCGGACCCGACGCGGACTTCACGCTGGCCGACGAGCACAAGGTAACCGAGCAGCTGATCCTCGACTCCGGGCTGCCGTACACCTTCCTGCGCAACGGCTGGTACACGGAGAACTACACCGCCAACCTGGCCCCGGTCCTGGAGCACCACGCGGTCGTCGCCAACGCGGGCGAGGGGCGCATCGCCTCCGCCACCCGGGCCGACTACGCCGCCGCGGCGGCCGCCGTGCTGACCGGCGACGGGCACCTGAACACCGCCTACGAGCTGAGCGGCGACACCGCCTGGTCCCTCGCCGAGTACGCCGCGGTGATCTCCGGACTGACCGGCGAGACCATCACGTACAACAACGTCCCCACCGCCACCCACCAGGAGATCCTGGTCGGCGCGGGGCTGCCGGAGGGCTTCGCGGCGATCCTCGTCGACGTGGACGAGGCGATCGAGCGCGGCAGGCTCGCGGGGACGAGCGGCGACCTCGCGCGGCTCATCGGCCGCCCGACGACGCCTCTCGCCGAGACCGTGCGCGCCGCCCTGCCCGCCGCCTGA
- a CDS encoding helix-turn-helix domain-containing protein: MPGTRAVGAVTGPGGGKQPLCPSRLILEHVTSRWGVLVLTALLERSYRFSELRREVGGVSEKMLAQTLQTLERDGFVHRDAKPVIPPRVDYSLTPLGSEAAERVSALARWTERQVDAVQAARGAYDEARP; this comes from the coding sequence GTGCCCGGGACGCGCGCGGTCGGCGCGGTGACGGGGCCCGGCGGCGGCAAGCAGCCCCTGTGCCCGTCCCGGCTGATCCTGGAGCATGTGACGAGCCGCTGGGGCGTGCTCGTTCTGACGGCGCTGCTGGAGCGCTCGTACCGCTTCAGCGAACTGCGCCGCGAGGTCGGTGGCGTCAGCGAGAAGATGCTGGCCCAGACCCTTCAGACGCTGGAGCGTGACGGTTTCGTCCACCGGGACGCGAAGCCGGTGATCCCGCCGCGGGTGGACTACTCGCTCACCCCGCTCGGGAGCGAGGCCGCCGAGCGGGTGTCCGCTCTCGCCCGCTGGACGGAACGCCAGGTGGACGCGGTGCAGGCGGCCCGTGGGGCATACGACGAGGCCCGGCCCTGA
- a CDS encoding ABATE domain-containing protein, with the protein MNGKATNAPGLVLRHPDGSSFRFDPGALCLELLPTGGPGPLSYFEVLHEPADLVRWAEESRLPGGLAAGSAGGEGLVVSAAEVADARALRDALWRITESRVREEPPAPDDLATLNDAAARPSLTSRLTVGGERSWTPGGTGTGLLSTVARDAIDLFTGAYAPRIRTCGAHDCRLLFVDTSRPGRRRWCSMERCGNRHKVRAHRARLTGSDADTVD; encoded by the coding sequence ATGAATGGGAAGGCAACCAACGCGCCGGGGCTGGTGTTGCGGCATCCGGACGGCAGTTCGTTCCGGTTCGATCCGGGTGCGCTGTGTCTGGAGCTGCTGCCGACCGGCGGGCCCGGCCCGTTGTCGTACTTCGAGGTGCTGCACGAGCCGGCCGACCTGGTGCGCTGGGCGGAGGAGAGCCGGCTGCCGGGCGGGCTCGCCGCCGGATCAGCCGGCGGCGAGGGGCTCGTCGTGAGCGCGGCGGAGGTGGCGGACGCGCGGGCGCTGCGCGACGCGCTCTGGCGGATTACGGAAAGCCGGGTGCGGGAAGAGCCTCCGGCCCCGGACGACCTCGCCACCCTCAACGACGCGGCGGCCCGTCCCTCGCTGACATCCCGGCTGACGGTGGGCGGCGAGCGGTCCTGGACGCCGGGCGGCACCGGGACCGGGCTGCTGTCCACCGTCGCCCGTGATGCGATCGACCTGTTCACCGGGGCGTACGCCCCTCGCATCCGCACCTGCGGCGCGCACGACTGCCGCCTGCTGTTCGTGGACACCTCCCGCCCCGGCAGGCGCCGCTGGTGCTCGATGGAGCGCTGCGGCAACCGGCACAAGGTCCGCGCCCACCGCGCCCGGCTCACCGGCTCCGACGCGGACACCGTCGACTGA
- a CDS encoding VOC family protein, translating to MTETPTQPLSWKLVIDSTDPHAQAGFWAQALGYVVEDNSPLVERLLAAGAVPEAITTHAHGRRAWLDLAAARHPDDPYDEVSGTGQGRRLLFQRVPEPKTVKNRLHIDVHSAPGQRDAEAERLRALGARVLRTVDEQGGSWIVMADPEDNEFCVS from the coding sequence ATGACGGAGACACCGACACAGCCGCTGTCCTGGAAGCTCGTGATCGACAGCACCGACCCGCACGCACAGGCCGGATTCTGGGCACAGGCCCTGGGTTACGTCGTCGAGGACAACAGCCCGCTGGTCGAGCGGCTGCTCGCGGCCGGAGCCGTACCCGAGGCCATCACCACCCACGCCCACGGCCGCCGCGCCTGGCTCGACCTGGCCGCGGCCCGGCACCCGGACGACCCGTACGACGAGGTCAGCGGTACGGGCCAGGGGCGGCGGCTGCTGTTCCAGCGGGTGCCGGAGCCGAAGACGGTGAAGAACCGCCTCCACATCGACGTGCACTCCGCCCCCGGACAGCGCGACGCGGAGGCGGAACGGCTGAGGGCGCTGGGCGCGCGGGTGCTGCGCACGGTCGACGAGCAGGGCGGGAGCTGGATCGTCATGGCGGACCCGGAGGACAACGAGTTCTGCGTCAGCTGA
- a CDS encoding response regulator transcription factor, which yields MRVVIAEDSVLLREGLTRLLTDLGHDVVAGVGDAEALLKTVAELDAEQTLPDVVVADVRMPPTHTDEGVRAAVRLRKDYPGIGVLVLSQYVEEQYATELLAGSSRGVGYLLKDRVAEVREFVDAVVRVAQGGTALDPEVVAQLLGRSRKQDVLAGLTPREREVLGLMAEGRTNSAIARQLVVSDGAVEKHVSNIFLKLGLSPSEGDHRRVLAVLTYLNS from the coding sequence GTGCGCGTGGTCATCGCCGAGGATTCGGTCCTGCTTCGGGAGGGCCTCACCCGGCTGCTCACCGATCTCGGGCACGACGTGGTCGCGGGGGTCGGGGACGCGGAGGCGCTGCTCAAGACCGTGGCCGAGCTCGACGCCGAGCAAACGCTTCCGGATGTGGTGGTCGCCGACGTGCGGATGCCGCCGACGCACACCGACGAGGGCGTACGCGCGGCGGTGCGGCTGCGGAAGGACTATCCGGGCATCGGAGTGCTGGTCCTCTCGCAGTACGTGGAGGAGCAGTACGCCACCGAGCTGCTGGCGGGCAGCAGCCGGGGAGTGGGGTATCTGCTGAAGGACCGGGTGGCCGAGGTCCGCGAGTTCGTGGACGCGGTCGTCCGGGTGGCGCAGGGCGGGACGGCGCTCGACCCGGAAGTGGTGGCGCAGCTGCTGGGCCGCAGCCGCAAGCAGGACGTGCTGGCGGGGCTGACTCCGCGCGAGCGGGAGGTCCTCGGTCTGATGGCCGAGGGCCGGACGAACTCCGCCATCGCGCGGCAGCTCGTGGTGAGTGACGGGGCGGTCGAGAAGCACGTCAGCAACATCTTTCTGAAGCTGGGGCTCTCCCCCAGCGAGGGCGACCACCGGCGCGTGCTCGCCGTGCTGACCTATCTGAATTCCTAG
- the rarD gene encoding EamA family transporter RarD: MEGKNEQRAGLLYGIGAYGMWGLVPLFWPLLEPSGAIEILAHRMVWSLGVVAVALLAVRRWAWIGELVRDRRRLGLVSVAAATISVNWGLYIWAVNNGRVVEASLGYFINPLVTIALGVLLLGERLRPAQWVAVATSVAAVLVLAIGYGKPPWVSLVLAFSFATYGLVKKKVNMGGLESLAAETAVLFVPALGFLFWLAATGASTFTAGGAGHGLLLAATGIVTALPLICFGAAAIRVPLSTLGLLQYLAPVFQFGLGVLYFHEAMPPERWAGFALVWLALSLLTWDALHTARRNRALAAQLLATAAAAPATAAPDPAPAARDRTPTATPDPAQQNIT; the protein is encoded by the coding sequence GTGGAGGGCAAGAACGAGCAGCGGGCGGGTCTGCTGTACGGCATCGGGGCGTACGGGATGTGGGGCCTGGTCCCGCTGTTCTGGCCGCTGCTCGAACCGTCCGGGGCGATCGAGATCCTCGCCCACAGGATGGTCTGGTCGCTGGGCGTCGTCGCCGTCGCGCTCCTGGCCGTACGCCGCTGGGCCTGGATCGGCGAGCTGGTCCGCGACCGGCGCAGGCTGGGCCTGGTGTCGGTGGCGGCGGCGACGATCTCCGTCAACTGGGGCCTGTACATCTGGGCCGTGAACAACGGGCGCGTCGTCGAGGCGTCGCTCGGCTACTTCATCAATCCGCTGGTCACCATCGCCCTGGGCGTCCTGCTGCTGGGCGAACGGCTGCGGCCCGCCCAGTGGGTCGCGGTGGCCACCAGCGTGGCCGCCGTCCTCGTCCTCGCGATCGGGTACGGCAAGCCGCCCTGGGTCTCACTGGTGCTGGCGTTCTCCTTCGCCACGTACGGCCTGGTGAAGAAGAAGGTGAACATGGGCGGCCTGGAGTCCCTGGCCGCCGAGACAGCCGTGCTCTTCGTACCCGCGCTCGGCTTCCTGTTCTGGCTGGCCGCCACCGGCGCGTCGACGTTCACGGCCGGGGGCGCGGGGCACGGGCTGCTGCTCGCCGCGACGGGCATCGTCACCGCGCTCCCGCTGATCTGCTTCGGCGCGGCGGCGATCCGGGTGCCGCTGTCCACGCTGGGGCTCCTCCAGTACCTGGCCCCGGTCTTCCAGTTCGGTCTCGGCGTCCTCTACTTCCACGAGGCGATGCCGCCCGAGCGGTGGGCCGGGTTCGCCCTCGTCTGGCTCGCCCTGTCGCTGCTGACCTGGGACGCGCTGCACACCGCGCGGCGCAACCGGGCCCTGGCGGCACAGCTGCTCGCGACGGCGGCCGCCGCCCCGGCGACCGCGGCCCCGGACCCCGCACCGGCCGCGCGGGATCGCACGCCGACCGCGACCCCGGACCCCGCACAACAAAATATTACCTAG
- a CDS encoding FAD-dependent monooxygenase translates to MGEELADVLIVGAGPTGLVLACDLARRGTAVRIVDRSPAPPRTSRAKGPNGRSLEILDDLGVAGEVLAAGSAPLPMLKYRGRLPVEETDPWADSAPSPDVPYDRGRLIAQWRLEEILRDRLAGYGVRVELGREVVGLAQAADGGLVDVTFAEGRGERSRYVVGCDGAHSSVRKLLGIGFAGATAEDQVMVCGDVDLAEDTLDRTRWHQWFDEDGAVMLCPIPGTRTGWWFQAGPERDGRGRPLAPTADGFRRLLARHTALPGRALTRAELLSTYRVNVRMADRFRAGRVFLAGDAAHVHAVAGGLGMNTGIQDAFNLGWKLGLVLAGHAGAELLDTYEEERLPVAARTLDLTSERLRATLEAIRRPGGGLDAAITPDTTGLGVGYRWSSLSPGRTDTSQRPGDGSANVRQPTHDSADTSRPGGRAQGGARPAPQPGDRAPDAPCLDAATGARTRLHRVFAGPRTTVLGFGPGSTAVLREVAAAYGGTGVRTCRVYASHESGAASGPGAAVVDDGGHAAAAYGTGPSGDTGTGTVLVVRPDHHLGLSAPADDARSVHAYLRRLHGPERFSVIGGRRP, encoded by the coding sequence ATGGGCGAGGAGCTCGCCGACGTACTCATCGTGGGAGCGGGACCCACCGGGCTGGTGCTGGCCTGCGATCTGGCCCGGCGCGGGACCGCCGTACGGATCGTGGACCGGTCCCCCGCGCCGCCGCGCACCTCGCGCGCCAAGGGTCCCAACGGCCGGTCCCTGGAGATCCTGGACGATCTCGGGGTGGCCGGGGAGGTGCTCGCCGCCGGTTCGGCCCCGCTGCCGATGCTGAAGTACCGCGGCCGCCTGCCGGTCGAGGAGACCGATCCATGGGCGGACTCCGCGCCGTCCCCGGACGTCCCCTACGACCGGGGGCGGCTGATCGCCCAGTGGCGGCTGGAGGAGATCCTGCGCGACCGGCTGGCCGGGTACGGCGTCCGGGTCGAGCTGGGCCGCGAGGTCGTGGGCCTGGCGCAGGCAGCCGACGGGGGGCTCGTCGACGTGACGTTCGCGGAGGGCCGGGGGGAACGCTCCCGGTATGTCGTCGGGTGCGACGGCGCCCACAGCTCCGTACGGAAGCTGCTCGGGATCGGGTTCGCGGGGGCCACCGCCGAGGACCAGGTGATGGTCTGCGGCGATGTCGACCTGGCCGAGGACACCCTGGACCGCACCCGCTGGCACCAGTGGTTCGACGAGGACGGCGCGGTCATGCTCTGCCCGATCCCCGGTACGCGGACGGGCTGGTGGTTCCAGGCGGGGCCGGAGCGGGACGGGCGGGGCCGGCCGCTCGCACCCACCGCCGACGGTTTCCGGCGGCTGCTCGCCCGCCACACCGCACTGCCCGGCCGGGCCCTGACGCGGGCGGAGCTGCTGTCGACGTACCGGGTCAACGTGCGCATGGCGGACCGTTTCCGCGCCGGGCGGGTCTTCCTCGCGGGCGACGCGGCACACGTCCACGCCGTCGCGGGCGGCCTCGGCATGAACACCGGCATCCAGGACGCGTTCAACCTCGGCTGGAAGCTGGGTCTGGTGCTCGCCGGCCATGCGGGCGCGGAGCTGCTGGACACGTACGAGGAGGAGCGGCTTCCGGTGGCCGCCCGGACCCTGGACCTCACCTCGGAGCGGCTGCGGGCCACACTGGAGGCCATCCGCCGGCCCGGCGGCGGCCTGGACGCGGCGATCACCCCGGACACGACCGGCCTGGGCGTCGGCTACCGCTGGAGCTCCCTGTCCCCGGGCCGCACCGACACCTCGCAGCGGCCGGGGGACGGCTCGGCGAACGTCCGGCAGCCCACGCACGACTCGGCCGACACCTCTCGGCCCGGAGGCCGGGCGCAGGGTGGTGCAAGGCCCGCACCGCAGCCCGGGGACCGGGCCCCCGACGCCCCGTGCCTGGACGCCGCCACCGGGGCCCGCACCCGCCTCCACCGCGTCTTCGCCGGCCCCCGCACCACCGTTCTCGGCTTCGGACCGGGCAGCACGGCGGTCCTGCGCGAGGTGGCGGCCGCGTACGGCGGCACCGGGGTACGGACCTGCCGCGTGTACGCGTCGCACGAGAGCGGTGCGGCGTCCGGTCCAGGGGCGGCGGTCGTCGACGACGGGGGTCACGCGGCCGCCGCGTACGGAACAGGGCCCTCGGGCGATACGGGCACGGGCACCGTCCTCGTCGTCCGCCCCGACCACCACCTGGGCCTGTCAGCCCCGGCGGACGACGCCCGCTCCGTCCACGCGTATCTGCGCCGGCTCCACGGACCGGAACGGTTCTCCGTCATCGGTGGACGCCGCCCGTAA
- a CDS encoding 2-oxoacid:ferredoxin oxidoreductase subunit beta, which produces MPDTDELRHNELLQLVPKAEAKQSMKDFKSDQEVRWCPGCGDYAVLAAVQGFMPELGLAKENIAFVSGIGCSSRFPYYMNTYGMHSIHGRAPSIATGLATSRRDLSVWVVTGDGDALSIGGNHLIHALRRNVNLKILLFNNRIYGLTKGQYSPTSELGKITKSTPMGSLDAPFNPVSLAIGAEATFVARTVDSDRKHLTSVLRAAAEHSGTALVEIYQNCNIFNDGAFEVLKDKEQAAEAVIRLEHGQPILFGSQEPKGVVRDPATGDLRVVAVTEENRSQILVHDAHAESPTTAFALSRLADADTLHHTPIGVLRSVERPVYDTLMSDQLDAAVERDGKGDLASLLTGNDTWTVIG; this is translated from the coding sequence ATGCCTGACACCGACGAACTGCGGCACAACGAACTGCTGCAGCTGGTGCCGAAGGCCGAGGCGAAGCAGTCCATGAAGGACTTCAAGTCGGACCAGGAAGTGCGCTGGTGCCCCGGCTGCGGCGACTACGCGGTCCTCGCCGCGGTCCAGGGCTTCATGCCCGAGCTGGGCCTCGCGAAGGAGAACATCGCCTTCGTCTCCGGCATCGGCTGCTCCTCCCGCTTCCCGTACTACATGAACACCTACGGGATGCACTCCATCCACGGCCGGGCCCCGTCCATCGCCACCGGGCTGGCCACCTCCCGCCGTGACCTGTCGGTGTGGGTGGTCACCGGTGACGGCGACGCGCTCTCCATCGGCGGCAACCACCTCATCCACGCCCTGCGCCGCAACGTCAACCTCAAGATCCTGCTGTTCAACAACCGGATCTACGGCCTCACCAAAGGCCAGTACAGCCCCACCTCCGAGCTGGGCAAGATCACCAAGTCGACGCCGATGGGGTCGCTCGACGCCCCCTTCAACCCGGTGTCACTGGCCATCGGCGCGGAAGCGACGTTCGTGGCGCGCACGGTCGACTCCGACCGCAAGCACCTCACCAGCGTGCTGCGCGCGGCCGCCGAGCACTCGGGCACGGCACTGGTGGAGATCTACCAGAACTGCAACATCTTCAACGACGGCGCCTTCGAGGTCCTGAAGGACAAGGAGCAGGCTGCCGAGGCCGTCATCCGCCTCGAACACGGACAGCCGATCCTCTTCGGTTCCCAGGAGCCCAAGGGCGTCGTCCGCGATCCGGCCACCGGCGACCTCCGGGTCGTGGCCGTCACGGAGGAGAACCGCTCGCAGATCCTCGTCCACGACGCCCACGCGGAATCGCCCACGACGGCGTTCGCCCTGTCCCGGCTCGCCGACGCGGACACCCTGCACCACACCCCGATCGGGGTGCTGCGCAGTGTGGAACGGCCCGTCTACGACACCCTGATGTCGGACCAGCTGGACGCCGCCGTCGAGCGCGACGGCAAGGGCGACCTCGCCTCGCTCCTCACGGGCAACGACACCTGGACGGTCATCGGCTGA
- a CDS encoding NAD(P)H-binding protein, giving the protein MIMVTGAQGQLASLVLAELAARRAPATGGSRTPSGGQRRLDFDDPASLDLSGVSTLVLVSAGYAEDDRVVARHRAVLDAAHRDGVGHVVYTSLTGAGDHLGFALAHRATERMVRESGLAWTILRNGLYAELFGALLGWTPDGLESAFGDGRLAAVPRADLAAAAAVVAERPGAHTGRTYELVGEPIAADDVAGRLAVPHRTIGLDVYRARLLSDPALLPFQPPMVASIATGVRHGFLGGTGPDLARLLGRPLTDPLTVAAETAAALRPGAGG; this is encoded by the coding sequence ATGATCATGGTGACCGGAGCTCAGGGGCAGCTGGCGTCCCTCGTCCTCGCGGAGCTGGCCGCACGCCGTGCGCCCGCCACGGGCGGCAGCCGGACTCCCTCCGGAGGGCAGCGCCGCCTCGACTTCGACGACCCCGCGAGCCTGGACCTCTCCGGTGTCTCGACCCTGGTCCTCGTCTCCGCGGGGTACGCGGAGGACGACCGGGTCGTCGCGCGCCACCGGGCCGTCCTCGACGCCGCGCACCGCGACGGCGTGGGTCACGTGGTGTACACGAGCCTGACCGGGGCCGGGGACCACCTCGGGTTCGCGCTCGCGCACCGGGCCACCGAGCGGATGGTCCGGGAGAGCGGCCTCGCGTGGACGATCCTGCGCAACGGGCTGTACGCCGAGCTGTTCGGCGCCCTGCTGGGCTGGACACCGGACGGTCTGGAGTCGGCGTTCGGCGACGGCCGCCTCGCCGCGGTGCCACGGGCGGACCTGGCCGCCGCCGCGGCGGTCGTCGCCGAACGGCCGGGCGCGCACACCGGCCGGACGTACGAGCTGGTGGGCGAGCCGATCGCCGCCGACGACGTCGCCGGGCGACTTGCCGTCCCCCATCGCACGATCGGGCTCGACGTGTACCGCGCCCGCCTGCTGTCCGACCCCGCCCTGCTTCCCTTCCAGCCGCCGATGGTCGCCTCCATCGCCACGGGCGTACGGCACGGCTTCCTCGGGGGCACCGGCCCCGACCTCGCCCGGCTGCTCGGCCGGCCGCTCACCGATCCGCTCACCGTGGCGGCGGAAACCGCCGCGGCGCTGCGCCCGGGCGCCGGCGGGTGA
- a CDS encoding 2-oxoacid:acceptor oxidoreductase subunit alpha: MTSQVSSAAEKADEANDAVVGGQRAPLSGTTGTTGGGGKEVRRLDRVIIRFAGDSGDGMQLTGDRFTSETASFGNDLSTLPNFPAEIRAPAGTLPGVSSFQLHFADHDILTPGDAPNVLVAMNPAALKANIDDVPRGAEIIVNTDEFTKRPMAKVGYASSPLEDGSLDAYNVHPVPLTTLTLEALKEFGLPRKEAERSKNMFALGLLSWMYHRPTEGTEAFLRAKFAKKPQIAEANVAAFRAGWNFGETTEDFAVSYEVEPASQAFPTGTYRNISGNLALSYGLIAAGQLADLPLYLGSYPITPASDILHELSRHKNFGVRTFQAEDEIAGIGAALGAAFGGALGVTTTSGPGVALKSETIGLAVSLELPLLIIDIQRGGPSTGLPTKTEQADLLQAMYGRNGEAPVPVVAPRTPADCFDAAIDAARIALTYRTPVFLLSDGYLANGSEPWRIPETDSLPDLKTPFATGPNHTLADGTEVFWPYKRDPRTLARPWAVPGTAGLEHRIGGIEKQDGTGNISYDPANHDFMVRTRQAKVDGIEVPDVEVDDPAGAATLVLGWGSTYGPITAAVRRLRAAGAPIAQAHLRHLNPFPKNLGEVLKRYDKVVVPEMNLGQLAMLLRAKYLVDAHSYNQVNGMPFKAEQLATALKEAIDA; encoded by the coding sequence GTGACGAGCCAGGTCAGTAGCGCGGCAGAGAAGGCCGATGAGGCCAACGACGCCGTCGTCGGGGGCCAGCGAGCCCCCCTGTCAGGTACGACGGGAACCACGGGTGGCGGCGGGAAGGAAGTCCGCCGCCTGGACCGGGTGATCATCCGTTTCGCGGGCGACTCGGGTGACGGTATGCAGCTCACGGGCGACCGGTTCACCTCGGAGACCGCTTCCTTCGGCAACGATCTCTCCACCCTGCCGAACTTCCCCGCGGAGATCCGCGCCCCCGCCGGCACACTGCCGGGGGTCTCTTCCTTTCAGCTCCACTTTGCCGATCATGACATTCTGACCCCGGGCGACGCCCCGAACGTCCTGGTCGCGATGAATCCCGCCGCGTTGAAGGCGAACATCGACGACGTGCCGCGTGGCGCGGAAATCATTGTGAACACCGACGAGTTCACGAAGCGGCCGATGGCGAAGGTGGGGTATGCGAGCAGTCCGCTGGAGGACGGTTCGCTGGATGCCTACAACGTCCATCCGGTGCCGCTGACGACGTTGACCCTGGAGGCACTGAAGGAGTTCGGGCTCCCCCGCAAGGAGGCCGAGCGGTCGAAGAACATGTTCGCGCTCGGGCTGCTGTCGTGGATGTACCACCGGCCGACCGAGGGGACGGAGGCGTTCCTGCGGGCGAAGTTCGCGAAGAAACCGCAGATCGCCGAGGCGAATGTGGCGGCCTTCCGGGCCGGGTGGAATTTCGGCGAGACGACCGAGGACTTCGCGGTCTCCTACGAGGTCGAGCCGGCGTCGCAGGCCTTCCCGACCGGTACCTACCGCAACATCTCCGGGAACCTCGCTCTGTCCTACGGCCTGATCGCCGCCGGGCAGCTGGCGGATCTGCCGCTCTATCTGGGGTCGTATCCGATCACCCCGGCCTCGGACATCCTGCACGAGCTGTCCCGGCACAAGAACTTCGGTGTGCGGACGTTCCAGGCGGAGGACGAGATCGCCGGGATCGGGGCGGCGCTCGGAGCCGCGTTCGGCGGGGCGCTGGGCGTCACGACGACCTCCGGCCCCGGCGTGGCGCTGAAGTCGGAGACGATCGGGCTCGCGGTGTCTCTGGAGCTGCCGCTGCTGATCATCGACATCCAGCGCGGCGGTCCGTCGACCGGGCTGCCGACCAAGACCGAGCAGGCCGACCTGCTCCAGGCGATGTACGGCAGGAACGGAGAGGCTCCGGTTCCGGTCGTGGCCCCGCGGACCCCGGCGGACTGCTTCGACGCCGCGATCGACGCGGCCCGGATCGCCCTGACGTACCGGACCCCGGTCTTCCTGCTCTCCGACGGCTATCTGGCCAACGGCTCCGAGCCCTGGCGCATCCCGGAGACGGACTCGCTGCCCGACCTCAAGACGCCGTTCGCCACCGGACCGAACCACACCCTGGCGGACGGCACCGAGGTCTTCTGGCCCTACAAGCGCGATCCCCGGACCCTGGCCCGCCCCTGGGCGGTTCCCGGGACGGCCGGCCTGGAGCACCGCATCGGCGGGATCGAGAAGCAGGACGGTACCGGCAACATCTCCTACGACCCCGCGAACCACGACTTCATGGTCCGCACGCGCCAGGCCAAGGTCGACGGCATCGAGGTTCCCGACGTGGAGGTCGACGACCCGGCCGGGGCGGCGACGCTGGTGCTCGGCTGGGGGTCGACGTACGGTCCGATCACTGCCGCCGTACGGCGCCTGCGCGCCGCGGGGGCGCCCATCGCCCAGGCCCACCTCCGCCATCTGAACCCCTTCCCGAAGAATCTCGGCGAGGTGCTGAAGCGCTACGACAAGGTCGTCGTGCCGGAGATGAACCTCGGCCAGCTCGCGATGCTGCTGCGGGCGAAGTACCTGGTCGACGCCCACAGCTACAACCAGGTCAACGGAATGCCGTTCAAGGCCGAGCAGCTCGCCACGGCTCTCAAGGAGGCCATCGATGCCTGA
- a CDS encoding helix-turn-helix domain-containing protein yields the protein MSVRHTEVTAEPAPLAPCGLPEHPACGIRDVLDRVGDKWSVLVIVELAGGPRRFRQLQRAVDGISQRMLTLTVRRLERDGLVARTVYPTVPAQVDYRLTDTGASLTHLVKALADWSLEHRDTIALARRAYDDEHPGNEIR from the coding sequence GTGTCAGTGAGGCACACCGAGGTAACCGCCGAGCCCGCCCCACTCGCCCCCTGCGGCCTGCCGGAACACCCCGCATGCGGAATCCGCGACGTCCTCGACCGGGTCGGGGACAAGTGGTCCGTCCTGGTCATCGTCGAACTCGCCGGCGGACCGAGGCGCTTCAGGCAGCTCCAGCGCGCCGTCGACGGGATCTCACAGCGGATGCTGACGCTCACGGTGCGCAGGCTGGAACGGGACGGCCTGGTGGCACGCACCGTGTACCCGACCGTGCCCGCCCAGGTCGACTACCGCCTCACCGACACGGGCGCGAGCCTCACCCATCTCGTCAAGGCGCTCGCCGACTGGTCGCTGGAGCACCGGGACACCATCGCCCTCGCCCGCCGGGCGTACGACGACGAGCACCCCGGCAACGAGATCCGCTGA